The Breoghania sp. genome has a segment encoding these proteins:
- a CDS encoding heme biosynthesis HemY N-terminal domain-containing protein, producing the protein MVRVLSFFAIVFVLALGFAWMADRPGDVIIDWQGYRIEMGLMTMLIFLSMLMVVLGIVWSILRSILHTPGTLSRFFSRRRRDRGYSALSHGLIALGAGDARAASKYGNEASKLLRNEPAALLLLAQSAQMSGRREEAQSHFEAMLEDDETRLLGLHGLFVEAERQKEPLAARHYAEEAHKLSPGLAWAGKAVLAYQAAAHDWEQAIVTLERNAHAKLIDKPTLRRQKAVLLTARAMELEDHEPDHARQLALEAHGLATDLVPAAVIAGRLLTRRGDVRKAIKVLQATWKKSPHPDIAEAYAHVRPGDSARDRLKRVSALNDLRGHHVEGSLAIARAAIQARDWKQAREQLRPLLRTQPTQRVFLLMADLEEGEHGDRGRVREWLSRAVRAPRDPAWTADGIVADAWAPVSPITGKLDAFEWKAPVERLTGPEDEDSTDLLDMPLERPVAEDATIVGSPMETLKAASKPAQTASGPIVTCAPTTETVSPGAAAPAAPSAGIRPEEKPPVETPVKAEPAQKIVEVAAALAETKEALKAEAEKAKAQKAAAEKDKVQTQEGGSQAAKPGEDAKAPAETQSPADRVKAKVAQRLAEGKSAPSTATGPSADAKTEAPADAKDKFAAKDEDAARTVKGDDLETVGEVKLPRPPDDPGVDGDDDIPRRARKFF; encoded by the coding sequence CTTCTTCGCTATCGTCTTCGTGCTCGCGCTGGGCTTTGCCTGGATGGCCGACCGCCCCGGCGATGTCATCATCGACTGGCAGGGCTATCGCATCGAGATGGGCCTGATGACCATGCTGATTTTCCTCAGCATGCTCATGGTCGTGCTCGGGATCGTGTGGTCGATCCTGCGTTCGATCCTGCACACGCCAGGGACGCTGTCGCGCTTCTTCAGCCGCCGTCGTCGGGACAGGGGCTATTCCGCCCTGTCGCACGGGCTTATTGCCCTGGGGGCAGGCGATGCGCGCGCGGCCAGCAAATATGGCAACGAGGCCAGCAAGCTGTTGCGCAACGAGCCCGCCGCTCTCCTGCTGCTTGCCCAATCGGCCCAGATGTCTGGCCGCCGCGAGGAGGCTCAAAGCCACTTCGAGGCCATGCTGGAGGACGACGAAACCCGCCTTCTCGGTTTGCATGGGCTGTTTGTCGAAGCCGAGCGCCAGAAGGAACCCCTTGCCGCGCGCCACTATGCGGAAGAGGCCCACAAGCTCTCGCCGGGCCTTGCCTGGGCAGGCAAGGCGGTGCTGGCCTATCAGGCGGCCGCCCATGACTGGGAGCAGGCCATTGTCACGCTGGAGCGCAATGCGCATGCCAAGCTCATCGACAAGCCGACGCTGCGCCGTCAGAAGGCCGTTCTTCTGACCGCACGTGCGATGGAACTGGAAGACCACGAGCCCGATCATGCGCGTCAGCTTGCGCTGGAGGCGCATGGCCTGGCGACGGATCTCGTTCCGGCTGCGGTCATCGCGGGCCGATTGCTCACGCGCCGTGGCGATGTGCGCAAGGCTATCAAGGTGCTGCAGGCGACATGGAAGAAGTCTCCGCATCCCGACATCGCGGAAGCCTATGCCCATGTACGCCCCGGCGACAGCGCGCGCGACAGGCTGAAGCGCGTCAGCGCACTCAACGATCTGCGCGGCCATCACGTGGAAGGTTCGCTCGCCATTGCGCGCGCCGCCATTCAGGCGCGCGACTGGAAGCAGGCGCGCGAACAGCTGCGCCCGCTTCTGCGCACACAGCCCACCCAACGCGTCTTCCTTCTGATGGCGGATCTGGAAGAAGGCGAACACGGCGATCGCGGCCGCGTGCGCGAGTGGCTCTCGCGCGCCGTTCGTGCTCCGCGCGATCCGGCCTGGACCGCTGACGGCATCGTCGCCGATGCCTGGGCCCCGGTTTCGCCGATTACCGGCAAGCTCGACGCCTTCGAGTGGAAGGCTCCGGTGGAACGTCTCACCGGTCCGGAGGACGAGGACAGCACCGATTTGCTCGATATGCCGCTGGAGCGCCCGGTCGCCGAAGATGCAACGATTGTCGGCTCTCCGATGGAAACCCTGAAGGCCGCAAGCAAGCCCGCTCAGACCGCTTCCGGCCCGATCGTCACCTGTGCGCCAACCACCGAAACGGTGTCGCCCGGCGCCGCGGCACCGGCGGCGCCCTCTGCCGGCATCCGGCCTGAAGAAAAGCCGCCTGTCGAGACGCCGGTCAAGGCGGAGCCGGCGCAGAAGATTGTCGAGGTCGCGGCGGCGCTTGCGGAAACCAAGGAAGCGCTGAAGGCGGAGGCCGAGAAGGCCAAGGCCCAGAAGGCCGCCGCCGAAAAGGACAAGGTCCAGACGCAGGAAGGCGGCAGCCAGGCGGCGAAACCGGGCGAGGACGCCAAGGCTCCGGCTGAAACGCAGAGCCCGGCGGATCGGGTCAAGGCGAAGGTTGCCCAGCGTCTTGCCGAGGGCAAGAGTGCGCCGTCCACCGCGACCGGCCCGTCTGCCGACGCGAAGACG